In Saccharothrix syringae, the following are encoded in one genomic region:
- a CDS encoding tetratricopeptide repeat protein has translation MSGSRSAPLGRRAKRTNTTSTPAARAWLEVEHATLLATQRTAATLGRHHAVWHLAWNLDTFHYWRGHLRDALAAWQAALDAAAHLPDPATRIHTHRRLGRACSRLGLHEQATGHLQRALDLAMSHHDTAEQAHTHRALALAWAQRGDDRQAMDHARHSLDLHRTLDDPMWEADALNAVGWYAARLGELDTARDHCHAALALHRNRQNLNGEANTLDSLGYIAHRADDHRQALDHYRQALTLFRTLGNASQVADTLDRMGHPHAALGHHEQAREVWREALELYREQGREVDTERVQRQLDDLDDTGADRQ, from the coding sequence TTGTCCGGCAGCAGGTCGGCGCCGCTGGGCCGGAGGGCGAAGCGCACGAACACCACGAGCACGCCGGCCGCGCGCGCCTGGCTGGAGGTCGAGCACGCCACCCTGCTGGCCACCCAGCGCACCGCCGCCACGCTCGGCCGCCACCACGCCGTCTGGCACCTCGCCTGGAATCTGGACACCTTCCACTACTGGCGGGGGCACCTGCGCGACGCGCTCGCCGCGTGGCAGGCCGCCCTCGACGCCGCAGCGCACCTGCCCGACCCCGCCACCCGCATCCACACCCACCGGCGCCTCGGCCGCGCCTGCTCCCGGCTGGGCCTGCACGAGCAGGCCACCGGACACCTGCAGCGGGCCCTCGACCTGGCCATGAGCCACCACGACACCGCCGAACAGGCCCACACCCACCGGGCACTCGCACTCGCCTGGGCACAGCGGGGGGATGACCGGCAGGCCATGGACCACGCCCGACACTCCCTCGACCTCCACCGCACCCTCGACGATCCGATGTGGGAAGCCGACGCGCTCAACGCGGTGGGCTGGTACGCCGCGCGGCTGGGCGAGTTGGACACCGCTCGCGACCACTGCCACGCCGCCCTTGCCCTGCACCGGAACCGCCAGAACCTCAACGGCGAGGCGAACACCCTGGACAGCCTCGGCTACATCGCCCACCGCGCCGACGACCACCGTCAAGCCCTCGACCACTACCGCCAGGCCCTCACCCTGTTCCGCACCCTCGGCAACGCCTCCCAGGTCGCGGACACCCTCGACCGCATGGGCCACCCCCACGCCGCGCTCGGCCACCACGAGCAGGCCCGCGAGGTGTGGCGGGAGGCGCTGGAGCTGTACCGGGAACAAGGCCGCGAAGTCGACACCGAGCGCGTGCAACGCCAACTTGACGACCTCGACGACACTGGTGCTGACAGGCAGTGA
- a CDS encoding NACHT domain-containing protein, whose amino-acid sequence MQQSNGNEPGLNVGEDQAPTMSGVASVINSMSGTAHNVIQAGSITIANSKISPSDEAALLSAAVAAHKRRNESLRPSVMVEDPTGSLLVGKLTAPDSRQVLVLHGQAGSGKSTVVADALDMLVDLGWGATVIRMDAVHHSSTSAARLGSTIELPRSPVPAMVDLAGDRPQVLVIEQLDAVSMYSGRMPDSYDAVMELLEQAAGHPQLKVVLAVRTVDLRSDPRMSSLLLDEQRVDQLQVDRLGTEALDTALAAMGVRAGSLQPVTFELLRVPLHFRVFCQLSPASRQLTYRTLPDLYKQFTEETRLRVEHDLGRLDWQAITTSLVTYLSTHESLQAPAEALDAYQRREVAALVSEGLLVQDHTGIGFFHETYFDFLFARSFVTEGRDLHDFLVDSGQHLFRRAQARQVLEHLAGTNRPAFRAAVTRLLSSSTIRTHLLDVCVSVLSALDATGEDWLSLEPLALGDSRRSSRLISLLSLGNWFDAADQADRWPYLMTHAAAVHQLVTAARERPERVAELVRPHIGTTEEWNNRLRMITQWSLNPGLVDLTVQLIDTGVLDDVRSPIGVNGDFWLLLVPLRTAAPEGAARIIGAYLRRTLARARTEGGSDPFGTRHLRDYSTSGGSSTIATIAANAPDEYLAAVLPFVVEVLTSTEVSRHEGLSISLRWSHRYVSDMPDIESALFTGLDTALSTIASTRPSAVQDLIRSLAHSRWEALRFLTCRAYTTAAAHLADEAVDWLVSDTANLRLGWADSPHWATHQLIQAATAHCSEERVTALCTKLMDYYPGWETTAPGRGARGRSQHELLTAIPSERLPEISRKRLGELQRKFPDSHPSPPEQLELQVVGSPVPEQAAGHMTDDQWRRAIVKYDHSPGIDDPLEFIGGADELADLLGRQARQEPERFTQLALSFTATTAAVYIVNVIQAVTGRIPIAMLSRLCLHAHRTAAPDAGLAICRAVAAAAREADDTMVGLLEHYAHDPDPEQDPTLTLDERDDELRRTGMNSTRGVAAEAIARVIAAQPDRVPRLLPTISDLVTDPTMAVRSQAAIATTALLEHHPEQALTLAEALFNDSGIELFAAAPVSALLNHATLSDPERFAPHLERSLNGPTIVARYAGQIWANAVIHNRRPQSIISDIATLAPEARRGAADTLARNPQAQPDILCPLFNDNDPAVRTAATHTISKLHQVDTVTAHKITEAFTNSPGFDDHFETLFHALQDNLHLMPEAIITASEQAVRIAGTKLGDISTRHAAASRDIVTTVVRLYRQGNQDVRRRCLDIIDSLCEANAFGIAELLDANRTAT is encoded by the coding sequence ATGCAACAGTCCAACGGTAACGAACCGGGCCTGAACGTCGGAGAGGATCAAGCTCCCACGATGTCCGGCGTCGCGTCCGTGATCAACAGCATGAGCGGCACCGCCCATAACGTCATACAGGCCGGATCGATCACGATTGCCAACAGCAAGATTTCCCCGAGTGATGAGGCAGCACTCCTCTCGGCAGCCGTGGCAGCGCACAAGCGACGCAACGAGTCGCTCAGACCGTCGGTGATGGTCGAGGATCCGACAGGGTCGCTACTGGTCGGAAAGCTGACCGCCCCGGATTCGAGGCAAGTCCTGGTTCTCCACGGACAAGCGGGATCCGGCAAGAGCACCGTCGTGGCAGACGCCCTGGACATGCTCGTGGACCTCGGATGGGGCGCCACGGTGATCAGAATGGACGCAGTCCACCATTCCTCCACTTCCGCAGCTCGTCTCGGCAGCACGATCGAGCTGCCGCGATCACCAGTGCCGGCCATGGTCGACCTGGCCGGAGACCGCCCGCAGGTGCTCGTGATCGAGCAGTTGGACGCAGTCAGCATGTACAGCGGTCGTATGCCCGACAGCTACGACGCCGTGATGGAACTGCTCGAGCAAGCCGCGGGGCATCCGCAACTGAAAGTGGTACTGGCCGTCAGGACCGTCGATCTGCGCTCCGACCCGCGGATGAGCTCCCTTTTGCTCGACGAGCAACGAGTCGACCAGCTCCAGGTCGACCGGCTCGGTACCGAGGCGCTGGACACCGCGCTAGCCGCCATGGGAGTGAGAGCAGGCAGCCTTCAGCCGGTCACCTTCGAGCTGCTTCGGGTACCACTGCACTTCAGGGTGTTCTGTCAGCTGTCTCCTGCGTCACGACAGCTGACCTACCGGACTCTGCCCGACCTGTACAAGCAGTTCACCGAGGAGACCCGGCTACGCGTCGAGCACGACCTGGGGCGATTGGACTGGCAGGCCATCACGACGTCACTCGTGACGTACCTGAGCACCCACGAGTCGTTGCAGGCACCGGCCGAAGCGCTGGACGCCTACCAACGACGCGAAGTGGCCGCTTTGGTCTCCGAGGGACTGCTCGTGCAAGACCACACCGGGATCGGTTTCTTCCACGAGACCTACTTCGACTTCCTCTTCGCCCGGTCGTTCGTCACCGAAGGCAGGGACCTGCACGACTTCCTGGTCGACTCGGGCCAGCACCTGTTCCGACGCGCCCAAGCACGCCAAGTGCTGGAGCACCTGGCCGGCACCAACCGGCCCGCCTTCCGCGCTGCCGTCACGCGCCTACTGAGCAGCTCCACCATCAGAACGCACCTGCTAGACGTATGCGTCAGCGTACTGAGCGCCCTCGACGCCACCGGAGAGGACTGGCTGTCGCTCGAACCGCTGGCCTTGGGAGACAGCCGCCGCAGCTCCAGGCTGATCAGCCTGCTGTCACTGGGCAACTGGTTCGACGCCGCTGATCAGGCCGACCGCTGGCCATACCTGATGACCCATGCCGCCGCAGTCCACCAACTGGTCACCGCGGCTCGTGAGCGGCCCGAGCGGGTCGCCGAGCTGGTCCGGCCGCACATCGGCACCACCGAGGAGTGGAACAACCGGCTGCGCATGATCACGCAATGGTCGCTCAACCCCGGCTTGGTCGACCTGACCGTCCAACTCATCGACACCGGCGTGCTCGACGACGTCCGCAGTCCGATCGGTGTCAACGGAGACTTCTGGCTGCTCCTGGTCCCCCTTCGAACCGCCGCACCCGAGGGTGCGGCCCGCATCATCGGCGCCTACCTGCGACGCACCCTGGCCCGCGCTCGCACCGAAGGCGGCTCGGACCCGTTCGGTACCAGGCACCTCCGCGACTACTCGACCTCCGGCGGCAGCAGCACAATCGCCACCATCGCCGCCAACGCTCCAGACGAGTACCTCGCCGCCGTGCTCCCGTTCGTTGTCGAGGTGCTCACCAGCACCGAGGTATCCCGACACGAAGGACTGTCGATCAGCCTCCGCTGGAGCCACCGCTACGTCAGCGACATGCCAGACATCGAATCGGCCCTGTTCACCGGTCTCGACACGGCGCTGTCGACCATCGCATCCACACGACCATCCGCAGTCCAGGACCTAATTCGGTCACTGGCCCACAGCCGGTGGGAGGCCCTCCGGTTCCTCACCTGCCGCGCCTACACCACAGCGGCCGCACACCTGGCCGACGAAGCCGTCGACTGGCTGGTCTCCGACACCGCCAACCTCCGCCTGGGATGGGCCGACAGTCCCCACTGGGCCACACACCAGCTCATCCAGGCCGCAACCGCCCACTGCAGCGAAGAACGCGTGACCGCGCTGTGCACCAAACTGATGGACTACTACCCCGGCTGGGAGACCACAGCCCCAGGACGTGGAGCCCGAGGCCGCAGCCAACACGAACTACTCACCGCCATCCCCAGCGAACGCCTGCCCGAGATCAGCCGAAAGCGCCTGGGAGAGCTACAGCGCAAGTTCCCCGACAGCCACCCCAGCCCGCCCGAGCAGCTCGAACTCCAGGTAGTCGGTTCACCGGTTCCCGAGCAAGCGGCCGGTCACATGACCGATGACCAGTGGCGTCGCGCCATCGTCAAGTACGACCACAGCCCTGGCATCGACGACCCACTGGAGTTCATCGGGGGCGCCGACGAACTGGCCGATCTACTCGGCCGTCAGGCCCGGCAAGAGCCCGAGCGTTTCACCCAGCTCGCACTGAGCTTCACCGCCACCACAGCCGCCGTCTACATCGTCAACGTCATCCAGGCCGTCACGGGACGAATCCCGATCGCGATGCTGTCCCGCCTATGCCTGCACGCCCATCGCACGGCGGCCCCCGACGCGGGTCTGGCCATCTGCCGCGCCGTGGCTGCCGCAGCCCGGGAAGCCGATGACACGATGGTCGGGCTGCTGGAGCACTACGCGCACGACCCGGACCCCGAGCAGGATCCTACGCTGACACTTGACGAACGTGACGATGAGCTACGCCGCACAGGGATGAACTCCACCCGCGGTGTCGCGGCCGAAGCGATCGCCCGTGTGATCGCCGCCCAACCGGACCGCGTACCACGCCTACTGCCCACGATCTCCGATCTGGTCACCGATCCAACCATGGCAGTGCGCTCCCAAGCCGCGATCGCAACCACAGCGCTACTGGAACACCACCCAGAGCAAGCTCTCACGCTCGCCGAAGCACTGTTCAACGACTCCGGGATCGAACTGTTCGCCGCAGCACCGGTCAGCGCCCTGCTCAACCACGCCACCCTCAGCGACCCCGAACGCTTCGCGCCGCACCTCGAACGCTCCCTCAACGGACCTACCATCGTCGCCCGCTACGCAGGACAAATTTGGGCCAACGCCGTCATCCACAACCGACGTCCCCAGTCGATCATCAGCGACATCGCCACTCTGGCGCCCGAGGCGCGACGTGGCGCCGCCGACACCCTCGCCAGAAACCCGCAGGCACAGCCAGACATCCTCTGCCCGCTGTTCAACGACAACGACCCCGCCGTCCGCACAGCCGCCACCCACACCATCAGCAAGCTCCACCAGGTGGACACCGTGACAGCACACAAGATCACCGAAGCGTTCACGAACAGCCCTGGTTTCGACGACCACTTCGAGACGCTGTTCCACGCGCTCCAGGACAACCTCCACCTGATGCCCGAAGCGATCATCACCGCCAGTGAACAAGCCGTCCGCATCGCCGGCACCAAACTCGGAGACATCAGCACACGCCACGCCGCAGCCAGCCGCGACATCGTCACCACAGTCGTCCGCCTCTACAGGCAAGGAAACCAAGACGTTCGCCGCCGTTGCCTCGACATCATCGACTCACTATGCGAGGCCAACGCGTTCGGAATTGCCGAGTTGCTCGATGCCAATCGCACTGCGACGTAA
- a CDS encoding recombinase family protein has protein sequence MTVSALPRPSTLAEWIAATIPPGISALDTAPVGSLRFLFYGRASTREHQDSRSSRAWQLDVSRRLTGGHGAIVGEYFEVGCSRQVPWHLRPRAAAMLRYIAANADRVDAVVVGEYERAFLDGAQVRELRAVLEEFGVQLWLPEAEGPVDFDNSAHEALLSLLAKRSLTEVLRSRHRVVTAMRMQTVEQGRYLGGRPPYGYRLVDAGPHPNRALARRGVRQQRLVPNPVTAPVVKLIFSLRLAGHSAAGIARHLNEQSVPSPSSAEAERGRGWIDQGWSLRTVVEILGNPRYTGRQVWNRTSADRATRSSSGRRASVRNEQHAWAISARIAHTPLVSEQDFVTAQTIQATRNSTRQADADGGERVYLLAGRLQCGVCGRKMDSYRSHGRAAYRCRHGHTSARTRPEGAPGNLYLREDHLLGRIAAHLTAVGLADNPDPEHTARLVDELGLVLRCDAAGVRSARPRHHRASTHTTQAPGTAASPWRDRDRDRRSWRGR, from the coding sequence ATGACGGTGTCCGCCCTGCCACGCCCGAGCACGCTCGCCGAGTGGATCGCCGCGACCATCCCACCAGGCATCTCGGCCCTGGACACCGCGCCGGTCGGAAGTCTGCGCTTCCTGTTCTACGGTCGCGCTTCGACCCGTGAGCACCAGGATTCGCGTAGCTCGCGGGCGTGGCAGTTGGATGTCTCCCGCAGACTCACCGGTGGGCACGGCGCGATCGTGGGGGAGTACTTCGAGGTCGGGTGTTCTCGCCAGGTGCCGTGGCATCTGCGGCCTCGGGCTGCGGCGATGCTGCGCTACATCGCGGCGAACGCGGACCGGGTCGACGCGGTGGTGGTGGGGGAGTACGAGCGCGCCTTCCTCGATGGCGCCCAGGTGCGGGAGCTGCGGGCGGTGCTGGAGGAGTTCGGGGTGCAGCTGTGGCTGCCGGAGGCCGAGGGGCCGGTGGACTTCGACAATTCCGCGCACGAAGCGCTGCTGTCGCTGCTCGCGAAGCGCTCGCTCACCGAGGTGCTGCGTTCCCGGCACCGGGTCGTCACCGCGATGCGGATGCAGACCGTCGAGCAGGGACGTTACCTCGGTGGCAGGCCGCCCTACGGCTACCGTCTCGTGGACGCCGGGCCGCATCCGAACCGGGCCTTGGCGCGGCGCGGGGTGCGCCAGCAGCGGCTCGTGCCCAACCCGGTCACGGCACCCGTGGTGAAGCTGATCTTCTCCTTGCGTCTGGCCGGGCACAGCGCTGCGGGCATCGCCCGCCACCTCAACGAGCAGTCCGTGCCCAGCCCGTCGAGCGCCGAGGCGGAACGCGGCCGGGGTTGGATCGATCAGGGTTGGTCGCTGCGTACGGTGGTGGAGATTCTCGGCAATCCGCGCTACACCGGTCGTCAGGTGTGGAACCGCACGAGCGCCGACCGTGCCACCCGCTCGTCGAGCGGGCGACGTGCCAGTGTCCGCAACGAGCAGCACGCCTGGGCGATCTCGGCCCGCATCGCCCACACGCCGTTGGTGTCCGAGCAGGACTTCGTCACCGCCCAGACCATCCAGGCCACCAGGAACAGCACCCGCCAGGCCGACGCCGACGGCGGCGAGCGCGTTTACCTGTTGGCGGGCAGGCTGCAGTGCGGGGTGTGCGGGCGGAAGATGGACTCGTATCGTTCCCACGGTCGTGCCGCGTACCGGTGCCGTCACGGTCACACCAGCGCCCGTACTCGACCGGAAGGCGCGCCGGGCAACCTCTACCTGCGCGAGGACCACCTGCTCGGCCGCATCGCCGCACACCTCACCGCTGTGGGCCTCGCCGACAACCCAGACCCGGAGCACACCGCACGGCTGGTCGACGAGCTCGGACTCGTCTTGCGCTGCGACGCCGCAGGGGTTCGCTCTGCTCGGCCGCGGCACCACCGGGCGAGCACGCACACCACACAGGCGCCTGGCACCGCAGCCTCTCCATGGCGGGACCGGGACCGGGACCGGAGATCGTGGAGAGGCAGGTGA
- a CDS encoding cysteine hydrolase family protein, translating to MRFALRPSGADLLPDNELHRSFFEAGDTFHEGSAGTEVDLPVADGDVVVLERRASAFAGTDLDLVLRARDVGAIAGAGVATSAMVAATCYDAADRGYRVTVLRDGCADGDPAVHDFFVDTVFPGRGFEVVPCADWPRVR from the coding sequence GTGCGCTTCGCCCTCCGGCCCAGCGGCGCCGACCTGCTGCCGGACAACGAGTTGCACAGGTCCTTCTTCGAGGCCGGCGACACCTTCCACGAGGGGTCGGCCGGCACCGAGGTCGACCTGCCGGTCGCCGACGGGGACGTGGTCGTGCTCGAGCGCCGCGCCAGTGCGTTCGCCGGCACCGACCTCGACCTGGTGCTGCGCGCCCGCGACGTCGGCGCCATCGCGGGCGCCGGGGTCGCGACCAGCGCGATGGTGGCCGCCACGTGCTACGACGCGGCCGATCGCGGCTACCGGGTGACCGTGCTGCGCGACGGTTGCGCCGACGGCGACCCGGCGGTGCACGACTTCTTCGTCGACACCGTCTTCCCCGGCCGGGGGTTCGAGGTCGTGCCCTGCGCCGACTGGCCCCGGGTGCGCTGA